In a genomic window of Cynocephalus volans isolate mCynVol1 chromosome 1, mCynVol1.pri, whole genome shotgun sequence:
- the LOC134382556 gene encoding FERM domain-containing protein 7-like translates to MVFYTSLPESLAGISAGHGELQGVFAQHQDIGVKFDEKMLSLKTQLADFSPSLPFERKHYPSQYHERQCRSSPDLLSDVSKQVEELGLTYGSGYYRNVNGVHASEPVLDSRGRNSAVEVTFAAELERSKPEADPTSLQQFQSSSSFHFIYTDPVFNTDPDPRDFFEERSPLSSFQTSRKFADNHMGTSSGLMSKVSPARQLTYTDVPYIPCTSQQVDIMPPQVFFYVDKPPQVPRRSPIMAEERVRPESYIEPTAIKSAKRSPRNIRMKSFQQDLQELQETMGRTSGKSNINVDLEEEDPNLEDAFAYNIQEQTPKRSQSQSDMKTIRFPFGSEFRPLGPCPSLSRKADLFTCMFAEQEFPAVLVDQSRAERYVASESSDSESEILKPDYYSLYGKGIRSPMARIRLSSGSLQLDEEEEDVSFNTPTAEDRTLLKPCNYFLA, encoded by the exons ATGGTATTCTACACAAGTCTTCCAGAAAGCCTTGCAGGCATCTCGGCTGGCCATGGTGAACTCCAAGGTGTCTTTGCACAACACCAAGATATTGGCGTGAAGTTTGATGAGAAAATGCTTTCTCTTAAAACTCAACTTGCGGATTTTAGCCCA AGCTTACCATTTGAAAGGAAACATTACCCGTCTCAGTACCATGAACGACAGTGCAGGTCCTCGCCAGACCTCCTCTCTGATGTGTCAAAACAAGTGGAAGAATTGGGGCTAACATATGGCAGTGGGTACTACCGAAACGTGAATGGAGTGCATGCATCTGAGCCAGTGCTAGACAGCAGGGGGAGGAACTCTGCAGTGGAGGTGACATTTGCAGCTGAGCTGGAGCGTTCCAAACCGGAGGCAGATCCCACATCATTACAGCAGTTCCAAAGCAgttcttctttccattttatttacacAGACCCTGTCTTTAACACTGATCCTGATCCCAGAGACTTCTTTGAAGAGAGGAGTCCTCTAAGCTCCTTCCAAACAAGCCGTAAGTTTGCTGACAATCACATGGGCACATCTTCTGGCCTCATGAGCAAAGTGAGCCCAGCAAGGCAGCTAACTTACACAGATGTCCCCTATATTCCTTGTACCAGTCAGCAAGTTGATATCATGCCTCCCCAAGTCTTTTTTTATGTGGACAAGCCACCCCAGGTGCCCAGACGATCTCCAATCATGGCAGAGGAAAGGGTAAGACCAGAAAGTTATATAGAGCCCACTGCAATAAAGTCAGCCAAAAGAAGCCCAAGAAATATCCGAATGAAGAGCTTTCAGCAAGACCTTCAAGAACTCCAAGAAACCATGGGCAGGACTAGCGGTAAGAGCAACATCAATGTAGATCTAGAAGAGGAAGACCCAAATTTGGAAGATGCATTTGCATATAACATTCAAGAGCAAACCCCTAAACGGTCCCAGAGCCAATCAGACATGAAAACTATTCGTTTTCCTTTTGGGTCAGAATTTAGACCTTTAGGGCCGTGTCCTTCTCTGAGTCGTAAAGCAGACCTGTTTACATGCATGTTTGCAGAGCAGGAGTTTCCAGCGGTTCTAGTGGATCAGAGTAGAGCAGAAAGGTATGTAGCTAGTGAATCCAGTGATTCTGAATCAGAGATTCTGAAACCAGACTACTACTCTTTGTATGGCAAAGGAATAAGGTCACCCATGGCCAGAATCCGCTTGTCTTCTGGTAGTCTACAGCTagatgaagaagaggaagatgTTTCTTTCAACACACCAACTGCTGAAGACAGGACTTTGCTAAAACCATGTAATTACTTTTTAGCTTAA